Proteins found in one Corynebacterium freneyi genomic segment:
- a CDS encoding MFS transporter, translating into MQQNRGRAAATRHTKTPIPHEIWVLVSAAFIIALGFGLIAPVLPQYARSFDVSVFAASFVVSSFSIFRLIFAPTSGRLVDKAGYRRTYLAGLTIVAVSTLLVATAWDYWSLLAFRALGGIGSTMFTVSAMGLIVRMAPPNIRGKCSSAYGSAFLLGNVFGPLLGAAMAPWGMRTPFYIYGFALVVATLIVAVRLNPEALRQKVPVRTTPVMRFRDAWRDSAYRAALVSGFANGWSNFGVRVAIVPLYAAATFVHGAAVAGLALTAFAVGNVIALQFSGSLSDRIGRRPLIFAGLAVNGLFTGLIGFMHGDVTLLAVSAAAGFGAGMINPVQQAVLADVIGSDRQGGKVLANYQMAQDLGAISGPLVVGLIVDLAGYRAGFVACGIITGIALLVWLGGRETLGRVPTSAKPAGE; encoded by the coding sequence ATGCAACAAAACCGTGGCCGCGCCGCTGCCACGCGCCACACGAAAACCCCGATCCCGCACGAAATCTGGGTACTGGTCAGCGCGGCGTTCATCATCGCCCTCGGCTTCGGCCTCATCGCCCCCGTTTTGCCCCAATACGCCCGCAGCTTCGACGTCTCCGTCTTCGCCGCCAGCTTCGTAGTCAGCTCGTTTTCCATCTTCCGGCTCATCTTCGCGCCGACGTCCGGACGGCTCGTGGACAAGGCCGGGTACCGCCGCACCTACCTCGCCGGCCTGACCATCGTCGCCGTGTCCACCCTGCTCGTCGCCACCGCCTGGGACTACTGGTCCCTGCTGGCGTTCCGCGCACTCGGCGGCATCGGCTCGACGATGTTCACCGTCTCGGCGATGGGCCTGATCGTGCGCATGGCGCCACCGAACATCCGCGGCAAATGCTCGTCGGCCTACGGATCGGCGTTCCTCCTCGGCAACGTGTTCGGCCCCCTGCTCGGCGCCGCCATGGCCCCCTGGGGCATGCGCACGCCCTTCTACATCTACGGATTCGCCCTGGTCGTGGCTACGCTCATCGTGGCCGTGCGGCTCAACCCCGAGGCGCTGCGGCAGAAGGTGCCCGTGCGCACCACCCCCGTCATGCGCTTCCGCGACGCCTGGCGCGACTCCGCCTACCGCGCCGCCCTGGTGTCCGGCTTCGCAAACGGCTGGTCCAACTTCGGCGTCCGCGTCGCCATCGTCCCCCTTTACGCCGCCGCCACCTTCGTCCACGGCGCAGCGGTGGCGGGCCTCGCGCTGACCGCCTTCGCCGTCGGCAACGTCATCGCCCTGCAGTTCTCCGGCTCGCTGTCCGACCGCATCGGGCGGAGGCCCCTCATCTTCGCCGGGCTCGCCGTCAACGGCCTGTTCACCGGGCTCATCGGCTTCATGCACGGCGACGTCACCCTGCTCGCCGTGTCGGCGGCGGCCGGCTTCGGCGCAGGCATGATCAACCCCGTGCAGCAGGCGGTGCTTGCCGACGTCATCGGCTCCGACCGACAGGGCGGCAAGGTCCTGGCGAACTACCAGATGGCCCAGGACCTCGGCGCGATCTCCGGGCCGCTGGTCGTCGGACTCATCGTCGACCTCGCCGGCTACCGCGCGGGATTCGTCGCATGCGGGATCATCACCGGCATCGCGCTGCTGGTCTGGCTTGGCGGGCGCGAGACGCTCGGGCGCGTGCCCACCTCCGCCAAACCGGCAGGGGAGTAG